A stretch of Pseudomonas sp. LRP2-20 DNA encodes these proteins:
- a CDS encoding helicase, protein MKFRFLLWAMGLLMARASRNNPAFQQQLKDKDLVFQMQTLDGKVARHFIVSGERISSKGGSHPQPAFAIAFKDAAYGFATMQAGNKQLAFMQGIQDKNIQIKGNPALVMWFQGLMKYLKPKKKG, encoded by the coding sequence ATGAAGTTTCGCTTTCTTCTCTGGGCCATGGGGCTGCTGATGGCCAGGGCCAGCCGCAACAACCCGGCGTTCCAGCAGCAACTCAAGGACAAGGACCTGGTGTTCCAGATGCAGACGCTGGACGGCAAGGTGGCGCGGCACTTCATCGTCAGCGGCGAGCGCATCAGCAGCAAGGGTGGCAGCCATCCGCAGCCGGCCTTTGCCATTGCCTTCAAGGACGCGGCTTACGGCTTTGCCACGATGCAGGCGGGCAACAAGCAGCTGGCATTCATGCAGGGCATTCAGGACAAGAACATCCAGATCAAGGGCAATCCGGCACTGGTGATGTGGTTCCAGGGGCTGATGAAGTACCTGAAACCCAAGAAGAAAGGCTGA
- a CDS encoding rubredoxin — protein MKKWQCIVCGLIYDEAEGWPDDGIPPGTRWEDVPADWLCPDCGVGKSDFEMIAIG, from the coding sequence ATGAAAAAGTGGCAGTGTATTGTCTGTGGCCTGATCTATGACGAAGCCGAAGGTTGGCCGGACGATGGCATCCCGCCGGGTACCCGCTGGGAAGACGTGCCGGCAGACTGGCTATGCCCTGATTGCGGTGTGGGCAAGAGCGACTTCGAAATGATCGCCATCGGCTAA
- a CDS encoding energy transducer TonB, with amino-acid sequence MTKTRSNVARYGGSLAIVLGVHVVAVLLTLNWSVPQAIELPPAAMMVELAPLPEPAPPPPPKAAPQPPAPVEEPPLPKLVEAPKPKIAIAKPPKPKPKPQPPKPEKKPEPPKDEPAKEQVADTPPSNTPPQKSAAPAPSIAANSQALPTWQSDLLRHLAKYKRYPEDARRRGLQGINRLRFVVDAEGKVVSYSMAGGSGSAALDRATMEMIRRAGTVPKPPAELLTNGTIEVVAPFVYSLDRR; translated from the coding sequence ATGACGAAAACGCGCTCAAATGTGGCGCGCTACGGTGGCAGCCTGGCGATCGTGCTGGGCGTGCACGTGGTCGCCGTGCTGCTGACGCTCAACTGGTCGGTACCGCAGGCCATCGAACTGCCCCCGGCAGCCATGATGGTCGAGCTGGCACCACTGCCCGAGCCCGCGCCGCCACCACCACCGAAAGCGGCCCCACAGCCACCGGCACCGGTCGAAGAACCGCCGCTGCCGAAGCTGGTCGAGGCACCGAAACCGAAGATCGCCATCGCCAAGCCGCCCAAGCCCAAGCCCAAGCCTCAGCCTCCGAAGCCTGAGAAGAAGCCTGAGCCGCCGAAGGATGAGCCGGCCAAGGAACAGGTAGCCGACACGCCACCAAGCAACACGCCACCGCAGAAGTCGGCGGCACCGGCGCCAAGCATCGCCGCCAACAGCCAGGCGCTGCCAACCTGGCAGAGCGACCTGCTGCGCCACCTGGCGAAGTACAAGCGCTACCCGGAGGACGCTCGCCGCCGTGGCCTGCAAGGTATCAACCGCCTGCGCTTCGTGGTCGATGCCGAGGGCAAGGTGGTGTCCTACTCCATGGCAGGCGGCTCCGGCAGCGCGGCCCTGGACCGCGCGACCATGGAAATGATCCGCCGCGCCGGTACGGTACCTAAGCCGCCAGCCGAGTTGCTGACCAATGGCACGATCGAAGTAGTGGCACCGTTCGTCTACTCGCTGGACCGTCGCTGA
- the exbB gene encoding tonB-system energizer ExbB, translating to MTRTQPSASPNPSRAWRAIAALVFSLVLAPVAMADEPNAQAATPAAAAAPATPAAAQGQAAAPVDAPAAADPAVQALVEDTSLGMAHDLSPWGMYKNADIVVKIVMIGLAIASIITWTIWIAKGFELMGAKRRLRGEIAALKKSVSLKEASAVSNKEGTLAHTLVHDALEEMRLSANTREKEGIKERVSFRLERLVAASGRTMSSGTGVLATIGSTAPFVGLFGTVWGIMNSFIGIAKTQTTNLAVVAPGIAEALLATALGLVAAIPAVVIYNVFARSIAGYKAQVSDASAQVLLLVSRDLDHQGSDRAAPHMVKVG from the coding sequence ATGACACGTACTCAACCTTCCGCTTCGCCAAACCCGTCGCGCGCCTGGCGCGCCATCGCCGCGCTGGTGTTCAGCCTGGTGCTGGCCCCGGTGGCCATGGCCGATGAGCCTAACGCCCAAGCCGCCACCCCGGCTGCTGCCGCCGCTCCGGCCACCCCGGCTGCTGCCCAAGGCCAAGCCGCTGCCCCGGTTGATGCACCTGCCGCCGCCGATCCGGCTGTTCAGGCACTGGTTGAAGACACCTCGCTGGGCATGGCCCACGACCTGTCCCCGTGGGGCATGTACAAGAACGCCGACATCGTCGTCAAAATCGTGATGATCGGCCTGGCCATCGCCTCGATCATCACCTGGACCATCTGGATCGCCAAAGGCTTCGAGCTGATGGGCGCCAAGCGCCGCCTGCGTGGCGAAATCGCCGCGCTGAAGAAGTCGGTCAGCCTGAAAGAAGCCAGCGCCGTCTCCAATAAAGAAGGCACCCTGGCCCACACCCTGGTTCACGATGCCCTCGAAGAGATGCGCCTGTCGGCCAATACCCGCGAGAAAGAAGGCATCAAGGAACGCGTCAGCTTCCGCCTGGAGCGCCTGGTGGCCGCCAGCGGCCGTACCATGAGCAGTGGCACCGGCGTGCTCGCCACCATCGGTTCGACAGCGCCGTTCGTGGGCCTGTTCGGTACCGTCTGGGGCATCATGAACAGCTTCATCGGCATCGCCAAGACCCAGACCACCAACCTGGCCGTGGTTGCCCCGGGCATCGCCGAGGCTCTGCTGGCCACCGCCCTGGGCCTGGTCGCGGCAATCCCGGCCGTGGTCATCTACAACGTCTTCGCCCGCTCCATCGCCGGTTACAAGGCACAGGTGTCCGACGCCTCCGCCCAGGTACTGCTGCTGGTCAGCCGTGATCTGGACCACCAGGGCAGCGACCGCGCCGCCCCGCACATGGTGAAAGTGGGGTAA
- a CDS encoding aminoacyl-tRNA deacylase and HDOD domain-containing protein, with product MTEVALDTATPHAPSVIRLLLEKLHVAFEEVVEHPELPAASRVQAILLDDEIGALLVLFPQSKLLDLNRLEELTGRKLKAVPLPRLKQMLDKHQLKALPAIPALTSSPCLYEGKLLEAEHLHIQSGEAGLLLKVHRDDFKRMLAKASAGSFGQPVRDIRPNLDRPDDDPKEITQAVQAFTARRIQKRLEETIEIPPLADTAQKIIKLRVDPNASIDDITGVVETDPALAAQVVSWAASPYYASPGKIRSVEDAIVRVLGFDLVINLALGLALGKTLSLPKDHPQQATPYWQQSIYTAAIIEGLTRAMPRAERPEAGLTYLAGLLHNFGYLLLAHVFPPHFSLICRHLEVNPHLCHTYVEQHLLGISREQIGAWLMKLWDMPEELSTALRFQHDPAYDGEFSAYPNLVCLATRLLRSRGIGSGPQEQIPDELLERVGITRDKAEDVVNKVLEAEALLRDLASQLNAPH from the coding sequence ATGACTGAAGTTGCCCTGGACACCGCAACCCCACACGCACCGTCTGTCATCCGGCTGTTGCTTGAAAAACTGCATGTTGCCTTTGAAGAGGTGGTGGAACATCCAGAGCTGCCAGCCGCGTCTCGGGTGCAGGCGATCCTGCTCGATGACGAGATCGGCGCCCTGCTGGTGCTGTTCCCGCAGAGCAAGCTACTGGACCTCAACCGCCTCGAAGAGCTAACCGGTCGCAAGCTCAAGGCCGTGCCGTTGCCCCGCCTCAAGCAAATGCTCGACAAGCACCAGTTGAAGGCCTTGCCGGCCATTCCGGCGCTGACCAGCTCGCCCTGCCTGTACGAAGGCAAGCTGCTGGAGGCCGAACACCTGCACATCCAGTCCGGCGAAGCCGGCCTGCTGCTGAAAGTGCACCGAGATGATTTCAAACGCATGCTCGCCAAGGCCAGCGCCGGCAGTTTCGGCCAGCCCGTGCGCGACATCCGCCCCAACCTCGATCGCCCGGATGACGACCCCAAGGAGATCACCCAGGCGGTCCAGGCCTTCACGGCCCGGCGTATCCAGAAACGCCTGGAAGAGACCATCGAGATTCCGCCACTGGCTGACACCGCGCAGAAGATCATCAAGCTGCGGGTCGACCCAAACGCCAGCATCGACGACATCACCGGCGTGGTCGAAACCGACCCGGCCCTGGCCGCCCAGGTGGTCAGCTGGGCCGCTTCGCCCTACTACGCCTCACCCGGCAAGATCCGCTCGGTGGAAGATGCCATCGTCCGCGTACTGGGCTTCGACCTGGTGATCAACCTGGCCCTGGGCCTGGCGCTGGGCAAGACCCTGAGCCTGCCCAAGGACCATCCGCAGCAGGCCACGCCGTACTGGCAGCAGTCGATCTACACCGCCGCCATCATCGAAGGCCTGACCCGCGCCATGCCCCGTGCCGAACGCCCGGAGGCAGGCCTGACCTACCTGGCCGGGCTGCTGCACAACTTCGGCTACCTGCTGCTGGCGCATGTATTCCCGCCACACTTCTCGCTGATCTGCCGCCATCTGGAGGTCAACCCGCACCTGTGCCATACCTACGTGGAACAGCACCTGCTGGGCATCAGCCGCGAGCAGATCGGCGCCTGGCTGATGAAGCTGTGGGACATGCCCGAAGAACTGTCGACCGCACTGCGCTTCCAGCATGATCCGGCGTATGACGGTGAGTTTTCGGCCTACCCCAACCTGGTATGCCTGGCGACCCGCCTGCTGCGCTCGCGCGGTATCGGCTCGGGGCCACAGGAGCAGATTCCGGATGAGTTGCTGGAGCGTGTGGGGATCACCCGGGACAAGGCCGAGGATGTGGTGAACAAAGTGCTCGAGGCCGAGGCCTTGCTGCGGGACCTGGCTTCGCAGCTCAACGCCCCCCATTAA
- a CDS encoding NAD(P)/FAD-dependent oxidoreductase, which translates to MTLPVVIIGTGLAGYNLAREFRKLDGDTPLLLITADDGRSYSKPMLSTGFAKQKDADGLCMAEPGVMAEQLKAEIRTHTRISGIDPGHRRLWVGEEAIEYRDLVLAWGAQTVQVPIEGEGAERVFPINDLEDYARFRAAAEGKQRVLILGAGLIGCEFANDMRLGGFQVDVVAPCEQVMPTLLHPAAAAAVQAGLEGLGVRFHLGPVLTRLQQAGEGLEAHLSDGQVIACDLVVSAIGLRPRTDLAAAAGLQTNRGVVVDRQLRTSHSNIFALGDCAEVDGINLLYVMPLMACARALAQTLAGNPTQVSYGPMPITVKTPACPLVVSPPPAGREGNWQVEGQGSDLKVLCHAADGQLLGYALTGSAVMEKLALNRQLPALMA; encoded by the coding sequence ATGACGCTCCCCGTGGTGATTATCGGTACCGGCCTGGCCGGCTATAACCTGGCCCGTGAATTTCGCAAGCTCGATGGCGACACGCCGCTGCTGCTGATTACCGCCGATGACGGCCGCTCCTACTCCAAACCCATGCTCTCCACCGGCTTTGCCAAACAGAAGGACGCCGATGGCCTGTGCATGGCCGAACCTGGCGTGATGGCCGAGCAGCTCAAGGCCGAGATCCGCACCCATACCCGCATCAGCGGCATCGATCCGGGCCACAGGCGCCTGTGGGTCGGTGAAGAGGCGATCGAGTATCGCGACCTGGTGCTGGCCTGGGGCGCGCAGACCGTGCAGGTGCCGATCGAAGGCGAGGGTGCCGAGCGGGTGTTCCCGATCAACGACCTGGAAGACTATGCGCGCTTTCGTGCCGCTGCCGAGGGCAAGCAGCGGGTGCTGATTCTCGGTGCCGGGCTGATCGGCTGCGAGTTTGCCAACGACATGCGCCTGGGCGGCTTCCAGGTCGATGTGGTGGCACCTTGCGAACAGGTCATGCCGACCTTGTTGCACCCGGCTGCCGCCGCAGCCGTGCAAGCCGGCCTGGAAGGGCTGGGCGTGCGTTTCCACCTCGGCCCGGTGCTGACTCGCCTGCAACAGGCGGGTGAAGGGCTTGAGGCCCACCTGTCCGATGGGCAAGTGATCGCCTGCGACCTGGTGGTGTCAGCCATCGGCCTGCGTCCACGGACCGACCTCGCTGCCGCCGCCGGGTTGCAGACCAACCGCGGCGTGGTGGTGGACCGCCAGCTGCGCACCTCGCACAGCAACATCTTCGCCCTGGGCGACTGCGCCGAAGTCGACGGCATCAACCTGTTGTACGTGATGCCGCTGATGGCCTGCGCCCGTGCCTTGGCCCAGACCCTGGCCGGCAACCCGACCCAGGTCAGCTATGGGCCGATGCCGATCACTGTGAAGACCCCGGCTTGCCCGCTGGTGGTTTCACCGCCGCCAGCAGGCCGCGAAGGCAATTGGCAGGTCGAAGGGCAGGGTAGCGACCTGAAAGTGCTCTGCCACGCCGCCGACGGGCAGTTGCTCGGCTATGCCCTGACCGGCAGCGCGGTCATGGAAAAACTCGCGCTCAATCGGCAGTTACCCGCCCTGATGGCGTGA
- a CDS encoding HU family DNA-binding protein, which produces MRKPELAAVIAEKADLTKEKANQVLNAILDSITGALDKDTVTLVGFGTFEKRHRGARTGKNPQTGQPVKIKASNTVAFKPGKNLRDSVNAPAKPAKKK; this is translated from the coding sequence ATGCGTAAACCAGAACTCGCCGCTGTCATCGCCGAAAAGGCCGACCTGACCAAGGAAAAGGCCAACCAGGTGCTGAACGCCATTCTCGACAGCATCACCGGTGCCCTGGACAAGGACACGGTCACCCTGGTCGGCTTCGGTACCTTTGAAAAACGCCATCGTGGTGCCCGCACTGGCAAGAACCCGCAAACCGGTCAGCCGGTGAAGATCAAGGCCAGTAACACGGTTGCCTTCAAGCCTGGCAAGAACCTGCGCGACAGCGTCAACGCTCCCGCCAAGCCTGCCAAGAAAAAGTGA
- the recG gene encoding ATP-dependent DNA helicase RecG: MTELSKVSVTALKGVGDAMAEKLAKVGLENLQDVLFHLPLRYQDRTRVVPIGQLRPGQDAVIEGVVSGADVTMGKRRSLVVRLGDGTGVLSLRFYHFSNAQKEGLKRGTHLRCYGEARPGASGLEIYHPEYRALNGDEPAPPVEQTLTPIYPSTEGLTQQRLRLLCQQSLGMLGPRSLPDWLPDELARDYQLAPLDDAIRYLHNPPADADLDELAEGHHWAQHRLAFEELLTHQLSQQRLRESLRSLRAPVLPKARRLQAQYLANLGFQPTGAQQRVANEIAYDLSQHEPMMRLVQGDVGAGKTVVAALAALQALEAGYQVALMAPTEILAEQHYITFKRWLEPLGIEVAWLAGKLKGKARASALEQIAGGAPMVVGTHALFQEEVRFKHLALAIIDEQHRFGVQQRLALRKKGVAGELCPHQLIMTATPIPRTLAMSAYADLDTSVLDELPPGRTPVNTVLVADSRRFEVVERVRAACAEGRQAYWVCTLIEESEELTCQAAESTFEELGSALGELRVGLIHGRMKPAEKAEVMAEFKQGNLQLLVATTVIEVGVDVPNASLMIIENPERLGLAQLHQLRGRVGRGSAVSHCVLLYHPPLSQIGRERLGIMRETNDGFIIAEKDLELRGPGEMLGTRQTGLLQFKVADLMRDADLLPAVRDAAQALLARWPDHVSPLLDRWLRHGQQYGQV; encoded by the coding sequence ATGACTGAGCTGTCGAAGGTCTCGGTCACGGCGCTCAAGGGCGTAGGCGATGCCATGGCGGAAAAGCTCGCCAAGGTCGGCCTGGAGAACCTCCAGGACGTGCTGTTCCACCTGCCCCTGCGCTACCAGGACCGTACCCGTGTGGTACCGATAGGCCAGCTGCGCCCGGGCCAGGACGCCGTGATCGAGGGCGTGGTCAGCGGTGCCGACGTGACCATGGGCAAGCGCCGCAGCCTGGTGGTACGCCTGGGTGACGGCACCGGCGTGCTGAGCCTGCGTTTCTATCATTTCAGCAATGCGCAGAAGGAAGGCCTCAAGCGAGGCACCCACCTGCGCTGCTACGGCGAAGCCCGCCCCGGCGCTTCGGGCCTGGAGATCTACCACCCGGAATACCGTGCGCTGAATGGCGACGAACCGGCGCCTCCGGTCGAGCAGACCCTGACACCGATCTACCCGTCCACCGAGGGCCTTACCCAACAACGCTTGCGCCTGCTCTGCCAGCAGAGCCTGGGCATGCTTGGCCCGCGCAGCCTGCCAGACTGGCTGCCCGACGAGCTGGCCCGCGACTACCAGCTGGCGCCGCTGGACGATGCCATCCGTTACCTGCACAACCCGCCAGCCGACGCAGACCTCGACGAGCTCGCCGAAGGCCATCACTGGGCCCAGCACCGCCTGGCCTTCGAAGAGCTGCTGACCCACCAGTTGTCGCAGCAACGCCTGCGCGAGAGCCTGCGCAGCCTGCGGGCGCCGGTGCTGCCCAAGGCCAGGCGCCTGCAGGCGCAATACCTGGCCAACCTGGGTTTCCAGCCGACCGGGGCGCAGCAGCGGGTGGCCAACGAAATCGCCTATGACCTCAGCCAGCACGAGCCCATGATGCGCCTGGTGCAGGGCGATGTCGGCGCCGGCAAGACCGTGGTCGCCGCCCTTGCCGCACTGCAGGCCCTGGAAGCCGGCTACCAGGTGGCGCTGATGGCGCCTACCGAGATCCTTGCCGAACAGCACTACATCACCTTCAAGCGCTGGCTGGAGCCGCTGGGCATCGAAGTCGCCTGGCTGGCCGGCAAGCTCAAGGGCAAGGCCCGCGCCAGCGCCCTGGAGCAGATCGCCGGCGGCGCGCCCATGGTGGTTGGTACCCACGCGCTGTTCCAGGAAGAAGTCCGCTTCAAGCACCTGGCCCTGGCGATCATCGACGAACAGCACCGCTTCGGCGTGCAGCAACGCCTGGCCCTGCGCAAGAAAGGCGTGGCCGGCGAGCTGTGCCCGCACCAGCTGATCATGACTGCCACGCCGATCCCGCGCACCCTGGCCATGAGCGCCTATGCCGACCTCGATACCTCAGTGCTCGACGAGCTGCCGCCAGGGCGCACGCCGGTGAATACCGTGCTGGTCGCCGACAGCCGCCGCTTCGAAGTGGTCGAGCGGGTCCGCGCCGCCTGCGCCGAGGGGCGCCAGGCCTATTGGGTGTGCACGCTGATCGAAGAATCCGAAGAGCTGACCTGCCAGGCGGCCGAGAGCACCTTCGAAGAGCTTGGCAGCGCGCTCGGCGAACTGCGCGTGGGCCTGATCCACGGCCGCATGAAGCCTGCAGAAAAGGCCGAGGTCATGGCCGAGTTCAAGCAAGGCAACCTGCAGCTGCTGGTTGCCACCACGGTGATCGAAGTCGGCGTGGACGTGCCCAACGCCAGCCTGATGATCATCGAGAACCCCGAGCGCCTGGGCCTGGCCCAGCTGCACCAGCTGCGTGGCCGGGTTGGCCGGGGCAGCGCTGTGAGCCACTGCGTGCTGCTGTATCACCCCCCCCTGTCGCAGATCGGCCGGGAACGCCTGGGGATCATGCGAGAAACCAACGATGGCTTCATCATTGCCGAAAAAGACCTGGAGCTGCGCGGGCCTGGGGAAATGCTCGGCACGCGCCAGACCGGCCTGCTGCAATTCAAGGTCGCCGACCTGATGCGCGATGCCGACCTGCTGCCCGCGGTACGCGATGCGGCACAGGCACTGCTGGCACGCTGGCCGGATCATGTCAGCCCGCTGCTCGATCGATGGCTGCGTCATGGCCAGCAATATGGCCAAGTGTGA
- a CDS encoding hydrogen peroxide-inducible genes activator, with protein MTLTELRYIVTLAQEQHFGHAAERCHVSQPTLSVGVKKLEDELGVLIFERSKSAVRLTPVGESIVAQAQKVLEQAQGIRELAQAGKNQLTAPLKVGAIYTVGPYLFPHLIPQLHRVAPQMPLYIEENFTHVLREKLRNGELDAVIIALPFNEADVLTLPLYDEPFCALMPADHPWTAKKTIDTAMLNDKSLLLLGEGHCFRDQVLEACPTLNKGGEGSKHTTVESSSLETIRHMVASGLGVSILPLSAVHSHHYAPGVIEVRPLTPPAPFRTVAIAWRASFPRPKAIEILADSIRLCSVAKPAVEQPA; from the coding sequence ATGACCCTCACAGAATTACGCTACATCGTCACGCTCGCCCAGGAGCAGCACTTCGGCCATGCCGCCGAGCGCTGCCACGTCAGCCAGCCGACCCTGTCGGTCGGGGTGAAGAAGCTTGAGGACGAGCTTGGCGTGCTGATCTTCGAGCGCAGCAAGAGCGCGGTGCGCCTGACCCCGGTCGGCGAAAGCATCGTGGCTCAGGCGCAGAAGGTACTGGAGCAGGCCCAGGGCATTCGCGAACTGGCCCAGGCCGGCAAGAACCAGCTGACCGCCCCGCTCAAGGTCGGCGCCATCTATACCGTCGGCCCGTATCTGTTCCCGCACCTGATCCCGCAGTTGCATCGGGTGGCGCCGCAGATGCCGCTGTACATCGAAGAAAACTTCACCCACGTGCTGCGCGAAAAACTGCGCAACGGCGAACTGGACGCGGTGATCATCGCCCTGCCGTTCAACGAAGCCGACGTGCTGACCCTGCCGCTGTATGACGAGCCCTTCTGTGCCTTGATGCCGGCCGACCACCCGTGGACGGCGAAGAAGACCATCGACACCGCCATGCTCAACGACAAGAGCCTGCTGCTGCTCGGCGAGGGCCACTGCTTCCGTGACCAGGTGCTGGAAGCCTGCCCGACGCTGAACAAGGGCGGCGAAGGCTCCAAGCACACCACGGTCGAATCCAGCTCGCTGGAAACCATCCGTCACATGGTCGCGTCCGGCCTGGGTGTGTCGATCCTGCCGCTGTCGGCCGTGCACAGCCATCACTATGCGCCAGGGGTCATCGAAGTGCGTCCGCTGACCCCGCCTGCACCGTTCCGCACCGTGGCCATTGCCTGGCGCGCCAGCTTCCCGCGGCCGAAGGCGATCGAGATCCTTGCCGACTCGATCCGCCTCTGCTCGGTGGCCAAGCCGGCCGTGGAACAACCGGCCTGA
- the exbD gene encoding TonB system transport protein ExbD, whose translation MGLHLNEGGDDLAENHEINVTPFIDVMLVLLIIFMVAAPLATVDIKVDLPASTAKPAPRPEKPVFVSVKADQKLYVGDDQVAAPEQLGPMLDAKTKGDKETTIFFQADKGVDYGDLMEVMNNMRAAGYLKVGLVGLETAAKK comes from the coding sequence ATGGGCCTGCATCTCAACGAAGGTGGCGACGACCTCGCCGAGAACCACGAAATCAACGTGACGCCGTTCATCGACGTGATGCTGGTGCTGCTGATCATCTTCATGGTCGCAGCCCCGCTGGCCACGGTCGACATCAAGGTCGACCTGCCGGCCTCGACTGCCAAGCCGGCACCGAGGCCCGAGAAGCCGGTGTTCGTCAGCGTCAAGGCCGACCAGAAGCTGTATGTCGGCGACGATCAGGTAGCGGCCCCTGAACAGCTTGGCCCGATGCTCGACGCCAAGACCAAGGGCGACAAGGAAACCACCATCTTCTTCCAGGCCGACAAGGGCGTGGATTACGGTGACCTGATGGAAGTGATGAACAACATGCGCGCGGCCGGCTACCTCAAGGTCGGTCTGGTAGGTCTCGAGACGGCAGCCAAGAAATGA
- a CDS encoding SDR family oxidoreductase, which translates to MSDLSAIIVGCGDVGGRLARQLLAKGWQVSGLRRSTGQLPEGVAPIAADLSDPAMPQAWPQRSPDYLVYCVAASQHDEAGYQAAYVDGLRHVLAWLAERGQRPRRLLFVSSSSVFAQKDGEWIDETAVTEPEGYSGKVMLEAERLALASGLPASVIRLTGIYGPGREWLLSQVRQGYRVAEEPPLYGNRIHAEDAASLMAFLLQADADGVALEDCYIGVDDDPAPLADVVAWLRGYMGVTEWSEDQRVRRTGSKRCSNARVRALGWAPEYPSYKEGYAAILAGKH; encoded by the coding sequence ATGTCAGACCTTTCCGCAATTATCGTGGGATGTGGTGATGTAGGCGGCCGTTTGGCTCGCCAGCTGCTGGCTAAAGGCTGGCAAGTCAGCGGCCTGCGTCGCTCGACCGGGCAGTTGCCCGAGGGGGTCGCGCCCATCGCTGCCGACCTGTCCGACCCCGCCATGCCACAGGCCTGGCCACAGCGCTCGCCGGACTATCTGGTGTACTGCGTAGCCGCCAGCCAGCATGACGAGGCGGGCTATCAGGCCGCCTACGTCGACGGTTTGCGCCATGTGCTGGCGTGGCTTGCCGAGCGCGGCCAGCGTCCGCGGCGTTTGCTGTTCGTCTCCAGCAGTAGCGTGTTCGCGCAAAAGGATGGTGAATGGATCGACGAAACCGCCGTCACCGAGCCTGAAGGTTATTCCGGGAAGGTGATGCTGGAGGCCGAAAGGCTGGCGCTGGCGAGTGGCCTACCTGCCAGCGTGATTCGCCTGACCGGCATCTATGGCCCTGGTCGCGAGTGGCTGCTGAGCCAGGTGCGCCAAGGCTATCGGGTGGCCGAGGAGCCGCCGTTGTATGGCAACCGGATTCATGCCGAGGATGCTGCAAGCCTGATGGCGTTCCTGCTGCAGGCCGATGCCGATGGCGTGGCGCTGGAAGATTGCTATATCGGCGTCGATGACGACCCGGCGCCGCTGGCCGATGTGGTGGCCTGGCTGCGGGGGTACATGGGCGTTACCGAGTGGTCCGAAGATCAGCGGGTACGCCGTACCGGCAGCAAGCGTTGCAGCAACGCCAGGGTGCGGGCGTTGGGTTGGGCTCCGGAGTATCCGAGCTACAAGGAAGGCTATGCGGCCATCCTGGCAGGCAAGCACTGA
- a CDS encoding chorismate--pyruvate lyase family protein produces the protein MSYESPQAAAVAWLPYSQLTTEIDQPTLGWLFDEGSLTRRLTQLSQHHFSVTPLFEGWQPLREDECLALNIAPGAEGWVREVFLRGHGEPWVFARSVASRSALERGGLDLETLGSRSLGELLFCDQAFIRHPIEVCRYPQAWLPAHAAQDGLWGRRSRFARDGLDLLVAEVFLPTLWQAAKEENR, from the coding sequence GTGTCGTACGAATCCCCGCAAGCAGCCGCTGTCGCGTGGCTGCCGTATTCACAGCTGACCACTGAAATCGACCAGCCAACCCTGGGCTGGCTGTTCGACGAAGGCTCCCTGACTCGCCGCCTCACCCAGCTGTCCCAGCACCACTTCAGTGTCACCCCCCTGTTCGAAGGCTGGCAACCGCTGCGCGAAGATGAATGCCTGGCCCTGAACATCGCCCCAGGCGCCGAAGGCTGGGTGCGCGAAGTGTTCCTGCGTGGGCATGGTGAACCTTGGGTGTTCGCCCGCAGCGTGGCCAGCCGCAGCGCCCTGGAACGAGGTGGCCTGGACCTGGAAACCCTGGGCAGCCGCTCGCTGGGTGAATTGCTGTTCTGCGACCAGGCGTTCATCCGCCACCCGATCGAAGTGTGCCGTTACCCACAGGCGTGGCTGCCCGCCCATGCCGCGCAAGACGGTCTGTGGGGGCGCCGCTCGCGCTTCGCGCGTGACGGCCTCGACCTGCTGGTGGCCGAGGTTTTCCTGCCTACACTGTGGCAAGCGGCCAAGGAGGAGAACCGCTGA